In a genomic window of Virgibacillus sp. SK37:
- a CDS encoding sialidase family protein — translation MKTLIIGLASIILVGLITGMFVYENRDEVKLPQYQIDTEEPENNPNATTQTEPQQEDLWPVDGEEISYSLQNEELHITYDKGKSWVTVPVEKDKLFAGEYNGNKQSLIDTSYILTEKRAAFLYAEGANWESQTVGIVYSEDQGKTWEETIVTDSFPALRYRKVDFLNDQFAYVILSGGRTMSQEGTQPYLSNDGGKTWTQTNTPETTRLVSDGAFINEKTGFLSYGTINPEQPDLYITEDAGESWEMASFQMPKKYEAVFVTAEMPVKEEDHLAVLVNQGPNGDYLGGKVKGKFISKDNGKTWEFSEEVQPSEEQ, via the coding sequence ATGAAAACACTAATTATAGGTTTAGCAAGTATCATACTGGTTGGTTTGATTACAGGAATGTTTGTATATGAAAACAGAGACGAGGTCAAACTCCCTCAATATCAGATAGACACGGAAGAACCTGAAAATAACCCCAACGCAACTACACAAACAGAACCACAACAAGAAGATTTGTGGCCAGTAGATGGAGAGGAGATAAGTTATTCCTTGCAAAATGAAGAGCTACATATTACCTACGACAAGGGAAAAAGCTGGGTTACTGTCCCAGTGGAAAAAGATAAACTGTTTGCAGGAGAATACAATGGAAACAAGCAATCTCTCATTGACACCAGCTATATACTCACAGAGAAGCGGGCTGCTTTTCTTTATGCAGAAGGCGCAAACTGGGAATCCCAAACGGTTGGCATCGTTTATTCTGAGGATCAAGGGAAGACCTGGGAGGAAACCATTGTTACTGACTCCTTTCCAGCTTTAAGATATAGAAAAGTAGACTTTTTAAACGATCAATTTGCTTACGTCATTTTGTCTGGTGGAAGAACCATGTCACAGGAGGGCACACAGCCATACCTTTCCAATGATGGGGGGAAGACCTGGACTCAAACAAATACACCAGAAACAACAAGGCTAGTATCTGACGGAGCGTTTATAAATGAAAAAACCGGATTTCTATCCTATGGAACAATCAATCCCGAACAGCCGGACCTTTATATTACAGAGGATGCGGGGGAATCGTGGGAAATGGCAAGCTTTCAAATGCCAAAAAAATATGAAGCTGTTTTTGTTACAGCAGAAATGCCTGTTAAGGAAGAAGATCATTTAGCCGTATTAGTGAATCAGGGGCCGAATGGAGATTATCTGGGGGGAAAAGTCAAAGGTAAATTTATTTCCAAGGACAATGGAAAGACATGGGAATTTTCTGAGGAGGTGCAGCCAAGTGAAGAACAATAA
- a CDS encoding NUDIX hydrolase, which yields MTTPKHIVSAATIVLNEHNEILLIKGPRRGWEMPGGQVEEGESLEEAAIRETKEESGIDVEITKFCGIYQNVSNSICNTLFLGKPVGGVPTTSPESLEVGYFPIKDGLEMVTWKNFRQRIENCLDQECQPFNISF from the coding sequence ATGACTACTCCAAAACATATTGTTTCTGCTGCAACCATCGTCTTAAATGAGCATAATGAAATTTTGCTGATTAAAGGGCCGAGACGTGGATGGGAAATGCCTGGCGGACAGGTGGAAGAGGGAGAATCTTTAGAAGAAGCGGCTATCCGAGAGACAAAAGAGGAATCGGGAATTGACGTAGAAATTACAAAATTTTGTGGCATTTATCAAAATGTCAGTAATTCTATATGCAATACCTTATTCCTGGGAAAACCGGTTGGTGGAGTGCCAACAACAAGCCCGGAAAGCTTGGAAGTAGGGTATTTTCCTATAAAAGATGGATTAGAAATGGTAACATGGAAGAATTTCAGGCAGCGTATAGAGAATTGCCTTGATCAGGAGTGCCAGCCTTTTAACATATCATTTTAA
- a CDS encoding aminopeptidase: protein MIKGIYELVSEEQLKKYAELAVHAGVNVQKNQLVIIHSDIKNAPFVHLIQKAAYKAGASNVVVDWSDEQSAKEFYLHAADDAIDHIPEWQAARYKEWDDAGAAYIHIISESLDVFKDASTERISRFQKSSRSKLKDHHAKIRSHKVRWCLLTVPYLQWATKVFPDLRKEEALQSLWQVILQGARTDGENPIKDWTNHDEAFESRKKFLNDKQFEALHFKNSLGTDLLIGMPKNHCFIGGAVIDEKGTPFFPNIPTEEIFSAPHKNKVNGKLVGTKPLIYEGTVIDDFYLIFKDGRITDYNATKGQEVLQNLIETDEGSHYLGEIALVSNKSPLGKADTLFYNTLFDENTACHIGIGNASPSNLQNGNNLSVKELKEAGLNTSLLLVNVTFGSEDMIVTGIQEDGTEILLMQDGDFQIASSKRAADEGGNGMKNQK from the coding sequence ATGATTAAAGGAATATATGAGCTTGTTAGTGAAGAACAGTTAAAAAAATATGCAGAGCTAGCTGTACATGCTGGTGTAAATGTGCAGAAGAATCAATTAGTCATTATTCATAGTGACATAAAAAATGCCCCTTTTGTACATCTTATTCAAAAGGCAGCCTATAAGGCAGGGGCTTCGAATGTAGTGGTGGATTGGTCAGATGAACAGTCTGCCAAAGAATTTTATCTACATGCAGCAGACGATGCCATCGACCATATTCCTGAATGGCAGGCTGCTCGCTATAAGGAATGGGACGATGCTGGGGCTGCTTACATCCATATTATTTCTGAAAGCCTAGATGTCTTTAAGGATGCCTCCACAGAAAGAATAAGTCGCTTCCAAAAGTCCTCACGTTCGAAGCTGAAAGACCATCACGCAAAGATTAGATCTCACAAGGTACGCTGGTGTCTTCTTACCGTGCCTTATCTCCAATGGGCAACGAAAGTATTTCCTGACTTACGTAAAGAAGAAGCTCTGCAATCCTTATGGCAAGTCATCTTGCAGGGAGCTCGTACAGACGGAGAAAATCCAATAAAAGACTGGACAAATCATGACGAAGCTTTTGAGTCCCGGAAAAAGTTTCTAAATGATAAGCAGTTTGAAGCCTTGCATTTCAAAAATAGTCTAGGAACTGATTTATTAATCGGCATGCCTAAAAATCATTGCTTTATCGGTGGGGCTGTTATAGATGAAAAAGGGACCCCTTTCTTTCCAAACATACCTACGGAAGAAATATTTTCTGCACCCCATAAAAATAAGGTGAATGGCAAGCTAGTAGGCACGAAACCACTTATCTATGAGGGAACAGTGATTGATGATTTTTACCTGATTTTTAAAGATGGAAGGATTACCGACTATAATGCCACAAAGGGACAAGAGGTGTTACAGAATCTCATTGAAACAGACGAAGGTTCACATTATCTAGGTGAAATTGCTTTAGTCTCTAATAAATCTCCACTTGGCAAGGCAGATACTCTTTTCTACAATACCTTGTTCGATGAAAATACAGCCTGCCATATAGGAATTGGCAACGCCTCCCCATCCAATCTTCAAAATGGCAATAACCTATCAGTGAAAGAGTTGAAGGAAGCAGGACTTAATACTTCACTCCTGTTAGTCAATGTGACCTTTGGCAGCGAAGATATGATAGTAACGGGGATTCAAGAAGATGGGACTGAAATCCTGCTAATGCAAGATGGTGATTTTCAAATAGCATCTAGCAAAAGAGCGGCCGATGAAGGTGGCAATGGAATGAAAAATCAAAAATAG
- a CDS encoding GNAT family N-acetyltransferase yields MGINFIKLTHPSSEIVDVFNRWENDPDLVYLTRPNQDQSELDRQELLTLKALENRLQHQYIYLIYNNDYLIGEMNYMIDPSHLYKKVPGTAWLGITIGESDGRGKGIGYTAIQYLEKQMKAQGLKRIELGVFEFNTAGQKLYRRLGYKEIGVLKDFTYYQGRMWSDIRMEKYL; encoded by the coding sequence ATGGGTATTAATTTTATAAAGTTAACACATCCATCTTCAGAAATTGTAGATGTTTTTAATCGTTGGGAAAATGATCCTGATTTAGTTTACTTAACTCGGCCAAACCAAGATCAATCAGAATTAGACCGTCAAGAACTCCTTACGTTAAAAGCTTTGGAAAATCGTTTACAACATCAATATATTTATCTTATATACAATAATGACTATTTGATTGGCGAAATGAATTATATGATTGATCCAAGCCATCTTTATAAGAAGGTTCCTGGAACTGCATGGTTAGGAATAACGATAGGTGAGTCGGATGGTCGGGGGAAGGGCATCGGCTATACAGCGATTCAATATTTGGAAAAACAGATGAAGGCACAAGGGCTTAAACGTATTGAATTAGGTGTGTTTGAATTTAACACAGCAGGTCAGAAATTGTATCGGAGGCTTGGTTATAAGGAAATTGGGGTTCTAAAAGATTTTACCTATTATCAAGGGCGTATGTGGTCAGATATCCGAATGGAAAAATATTTATAA
- a CDS encoding malate:quinone oxidoreductase — translation MSNRVTETEVILIGAGIMSATLGTLLKELVPEWEITVFEKLDKAGEESSNVWNNAGTGHSALCELNYTSEKPDGSMDISKAIKVNEQFQVSKQFWAYLVNNNLIGDPQQFIMSLPHMSLVQGEDNVTFLKKRFKALSNNPLFEGMEYSDDPKTLVEWLPLIMQDRPSDEAIAATKMDTGTDVNFGALTRMLFDHLRSKNVEINYKHSVEDVKRTSDGKWEVRVHDMENDKLEFHTSKFVFVGGGGGSLHLLQKSGIPEGKHIGGFPVSGLFMVCNNPDIIEQHNAKVYGKAKVGAPPMSVPHLDTRYIDGKRSLLFGPYAGFSPKFLKTGSMFDLVTSVKPNNVFTMLAAGAKQMPLTKYLITQVMQSKEKRMEELREFIPDAQSKDWDLVVAGQRVQVIKDTEAGGKGTLQFGTEVITSEDGSIAALLGASPGASTAVHVMLDVLKRCYPQHIEAWEPKIKEMVPSYGLSLMDHPELLKEIHQTTAKALGLTEKEGKQAVLS, via the coding sequence ATGAGCAACAGAGTAACTGAGACAGAAGTCATTTTAATTGGCGCAGGCATCATGAGTGCTACATTGGGAACCCTTCTGAAAGAGTTAGTACCTGAATGGGAAATCACCGTTTTTGAAAAACTGGATAAAGCGGGCGAAGAGAGCTCCAATGTATGGAATAATGCAGGAACAGGGCACTCTGCATTATGTGAGCTTAACTATACATCCGAAAAACCGGATGGATCAATGGATATTAGTAAAGCGATTAAAGTGAATGAGCAATTTCAGGTTTCAAAACAGTTTTGGGCTTATCTCGTCAACAATAATCTGATTGGTGATCCACAGCAATTTATTATGTCTTTACCACACATGAGTTTAGTGCAGGGAGAAGACAATGTAACTTTTTTAAAGAAACGATTTAAAGCACTATCAAATAATCCTCTATTTGAGGGAATGGAATATTCCGATGATCCAAAGACATTGGTAGAATGGTTACCGCTTATTATGCAGGACCGTCCATCAGACGAGGCAATTGCAGCTACAAAAATGGATACAGGAACAGATGTAAACTTTGGGGCTTTGACGCGGATGTTGTTTGACCATTTACGTAGCAAAAATGTGGAGATCAACTATAAGCATAGTGTAGAAGACGTTAAGCGGACCAGTGACGGTAAATGGGAAGTAAGAGTACACGATATGGAAAATGATAAATTGGAGTTCCATACATCCAAGTTCGTCTTTGTTGGCGGTGGCGGAGGCAGTCTCCATTTATTACAAAAAAGCGGCATACCAGAAGGAAAGCATATTGGTGGCTTCCCGGTAAGTGGTTTATTCATGGTGTGTAATAATCCCGATATTATTGAACAACACAATGCAAAAGTATATGGAAAAGCCAAAGTTGGCGCACCACCAATGTCTGTACCACATTTGGATACGCGTTATATTGATGGTAAGCGTTCATTATTGTTTGGGCCATATGCAGGCTTCTCACCGAAATTCTTAAAAACAGGATCTATGTTTGATTTAGTTACATCTGTAAAACCAAACAACGTTTTCACCATGCTCGCAGCGGGTGCGAAACAGATGCCACTAACCAAATATTTGATTACACAAGTCATGCAATCCAAGGAAAAACGGATGGAAGAGTTACGTGAATTTATCCCTGACGCGCAGAGTAAGGATTGGGATTTAGTCGTTGCAGGTCAGCGTGTCCAAGTAATTAAGGACACTGAAGCGGGCGGCAAAGGGACATTGCAATTTGGTACAGAAGTAATTACTTCAGAAGATGGATCTATTGCAGCATTATTAGGCGCTTCTCCAGGAGCATCTACTGCTGTGCATGTCATGCTGGATGTGCTGAAACGTTGCTATCCACAGCATATAGAGGCATGGGAGCCAAAAATTAAGGAAATGGTTCCTTCTTATGGATTATCATTAATGGATCATCCAGAGCTTCTGAAGGAAATTCACCAAACAACAGCAAAAGCACTTGGCTTAACGGAAAAAGAGGGAAAACAAGCCGTATTGAGCTGA
- a CDS encoding STAS domain-containing protein: MAEQTLAEAATHEQLADIKNKIMEQKEKFTENLRLEENNEFPYHDKNSSEKMKEWRKGLVQVYADSLVLKEEKAFSHVSEWGNEMAAYLISIDMPLDFAVREIRYYRNLIGEVIKQESKRKHFSLDLFFYVLSSFGSVVDQVVHIITLAYIKIENERKQANEIVLDELTIPVIKIKKGIGVLPLIGEVDTRRAQILMERSLSESSSLALDYLIIDISGVPVVDTMVADKILKVIKALELAGVEVKISGVRPEVAQTMTDLGVDFKGFPTFSTLDRAFKNIEFS, from the coding sequence ATGGCAGAACAAACTCTTGCAGAAGCTGCTACCCATGAGCAGCTAGCCGATATAAAAAATAAAATTATGGAACAGAAAGAGAAGTTTACAGAGAACCTTCGACTCGAAGAAAATAATGAATTTCCTTATCATGATAAAAACAGTTCGGAAAAAATGAAAGAATGGAGAAAAGGTTTAGTGCAAGTTTATGCGGATTCTCTCGTCTTGAAGGAGGAGAAGGCTTTTTCTCATGTGTCCGAATGGGGAAATGAAATGGCTGCATATTTAATCTCCATCGATATGCCACTGGATTTTGCGGTTAGAGAGATTCGTTATTATCGTAATTTAATAGGAGAAGTCATAAAACAAGAAAGTAAGCGAAAGCATTTTTCACTTGATCTGTTTTTTTATGTCCTATCTTCCTTTGGTTCTGTTGTAGACCAAGTAGTTCATATCATAACACTAGCTTACATTAAAATAGAGAATGAACGAAAACAAGCCAATGAAATCGTATTAGATGAATTAACCATACCTGTTATAAAGATTAAGAAGGGAATTGGTGTCCTCCCTTTAATTGGAGAGGTGGACACAAGAAGAGCACAAATACTAATGGAGAGATCATTATCAGAAAGCTCTTCGTTAGCGCTTGATTATTTGATTATTGATATATCTGGGGTCCCTGTAGTGGATACAATGGTTGCAGATAAAATATTAAAAGTTATAAAAGCACTGGAATTAGCGGGAGTAGAGGTTAAAATAAGTGGCGTCCGACCAGAAGTAGCTCAAACAATGACAGACCTGGGTGTAGATTTTAAAGGATTCCCAACCTTCTCCACTTTAGACCGTGCGTTTAAAAATATTGAGTTTTCATAG
- a CDS encoding TIGR04104 family putative zinc finger protein yields the protein MPACQNCGKAWTWVQTVKTLFKLTCPYCGEKQYESAASRTKSSVFMLIPLLILIINVWLQLSFAMVILTALLLVLIILACYPFILELSNEKEPYW from the coding sequence ATGCCAGCCTGTCAAAACTGTGGAAAAGCATGGACGTGGGTACAAACGGTGAAAACGTTATTTAAATTAACATGCCCCTATTGTGGTGAAAAACAATATGAATCTGCAGCATCTAGAACAAAGAGCAGTGTGTTTATGCTTATACCATTACTTATATTAATAATCAATGTATGGCTACAGCTTTCTTTTGCGATGGTGATACTAACGGCTTTACTATTAGTACTCATCATACTTGCTTGTTATCCATTTATTCTGGAATTATCGAATGAGAAAGAACCCTATTGGTAA
- a CDS encoding DNA-binding protein, with the protein MDRNRVNWRVSGIRIILGDGLKNFQNPKASSSGYPTLIKEKDMHIYLGLSKEELNELLNKYTNAPKIELKGTTYYPYQQFIEWGSSNDIYEN; encoded by the coding sequence TTGGATAGGAATAGGGTTAATTGGAGGGTTAGTGGGATTAGGATAATTTTAGGAGATGGATTAAAAAACTTCCAAAATCCAAAAGCCAGTTCTTCAGGTTATCCTACATTAATTAAAGAAAAAGATATGCATATTTATTTAGGTCTAAGTAAAGAAGAATTAAATGAATTGTTAAACAAATATACAAATGCGCCGAAGATTGAACTTAAAGGTACTACCTACTATCCGTACCAACAATTTATAGAGTGGGGATCTTCTAATGATATTTATGAAAATTAA